The window GGTGCTTTATCAAGAAATTTCAAATGTGCACCCACAATTTCGAGGTTACGGTTTGCAACGAACAATGGCGGATATTATTATGCAGCAAGTGAATACAACGGAATTCAACGTCATTTGTGCGACAGTGATGCCGTTTAATATCGCGAGCTTAAAGGATAAATTTTCACAGGGGATGCATGTCGCAGCTTTAAAGTATAAATACGGTGGAAAGTTACGTTATGTATTTGCGAAGTTTTTAAACGAGGAAGTACGAAATTTCGAAAGTGAGACGGAACTTTCAATGGCGGATACAGAAGGTCAACAAACACTACTCAAAGAAGGTTATATAGGCATTTCAATTCGTCAACATGAGTCGGTCTGGCTCGTGAAATATGTGAAATAATAGCAAAAAGGATGGGGCGCGTAAATTACAACGTTAGCCACATCCTTTTTTGTTTTTTTGCTTCCATGAAATTGTGAGCTCCCTATTAAATATCGTTGTCGTCAAAACCATCTAAATTAAAGAAGTCTTGATCATCTTCGTACAAGTAAGAAACATCATTTTCGTCAGAGTCTAAATAAGTGTAGTTTGTCATTCGTATCATCTCCTTTTTTTAATGATACAATAGTCGGAATATTTTTAAAAGTGTTTTGTACTGAGTAAAATTTGAGGTAAAAATATTGGAAACGCTTTAAATATACATATATCTGCATTGGTCACGTTTTCAAATTTCTATAAAAATTTATTAAGCATTG is drawn from Solibacillus sp. R5-41 and contains these coding sequences:
- a CDS encoding N-acetyltransferase, encoding MIATGFLGETPYEVEALTEAHIPQLMVLQQEVVEALPDKAILQPLDEDELSNILQGNGLMVGVFVEGSLMAFRALLKPQMDAEHLGLDVGLTTDVQLKQVLYQEISNVHPQFRGYGLQRTMADIIMQQVNTTEFNVICATVMPFNIASLKDKFSQGMHVAALKYKYGGKLRYVFAKFLNEEVRNFESETELSMADTEGQQTLLKEGYIGISIRQHESVWLVKYVK